A part of Denitratisoma oestradiolicum genomic DNA contains:
- the repC gene encoding replication protein C, IncQ-type — MKPFELTHARHDPAHCLAPGLFRSLKRGDRKRLKLSVVYQSGSDRIEFSGPEPLGADDLRVLQGLVAMAAVCGTEGGGIVLPPTPATHEGKALRRLLEAESDAADQDALVVKGSFRQLAREIGYSDIEDARQLRECIERLWKVSIIVEREGRRMGFRILSCYASDSASGQLLVALNPRLTESILGDRQYFRIDLAEVRALKSDPARLMHQRLHWINAGQRKGVMLDTLCSYVWPDQANPDTMKKRRQVARKALAELSDIGWGVEEYAPGKFWICRPKSGTQESAQPSLPPRPTFPRPPANLPQTPG; from the coding sequence ATGAAACCCTTTGAGCTTACCCACGCTCGGCACGATCCGGCCCATTGCTTGGCTCCTGGCCTGTTTCGCAGCCTGAAGCGAGGCGACCGAAAACGCCTGAAACTCTCGGTTGTTTATCAGTCTGGGAGCGATCGGATTGAGTTTTCTGGTCCGGAACCCCTGGGGGCTGATGATCTGCGGGTGCTTCAGGGTTTGGTGGCGATGGCAGCTGTGTGTGGGACAGAAGGCGGAGGCATCGTCCTGCCGCCGACCCCAGCCACCCATGAAGGCAAGGCTTTGCGGCGGCTGTTGGAGGCAGAATCCGATGCCGCCGATCAAGATGCCCTGGTGGTCAAAGGCAGTTTCCGCCAGCTGGCCCGAGAAATTGGTTACAGCGACATCGAGGATGCCCGCCAGCTTCGGGAATGCATTGAACGGCTCTGGAAGGTATCGATCATTGTGGAACGGGAGGGGCGGCGCATGGGGTTCCGGATTTTGTCCTGCTATGCCAGCGACTCGGCATCGGGCCAACTGCTGGTGGCACTGAATCCCCGACTGACCGAGTCCATTCTGGGAGATCGGCAGTATTTCAGGATTGATCTGGCCGAGGTCCGGGCGTTGAAGTCCGACCCAGCCCGGTTGATGCACCAGCGGTTGCACTGGATCAATGCCGGGCAGCGGAAAGGGGTAATGCTGGATACCCTCTGTTCCTATGTCTGGCCGGATCAAGCCAACCCGGATACCATGAAGAAGCGCCGGCAGGTGGCCCGCAAGGCACTGGCGGAACTATCCGACATTGGCTGGGGTGTCGAGGAATACGCCCCGGGGAAGTTTTGGATATGCCGGCCC
- a CDS encoding helicase RepA family protein, producing MPRIDILDAFSHEPARQDFVLPGFLVGTVGALISPGGAGKSFLALQLAAAIAGGTAQANTTGLAIHGQGKVLYLNLEDPPEEIQRRLFYLGQCFDLITRQAVAGNLTLSARQGIRSDIMDPKFHAGLLKAAAGMRLVILDTLSRCHGSDENDNGQMAALIARLESISRQTGAAILFLHHTSKATALAGQGAMQQAARGASALIDNARFCASLVKMSQDDAEKLTLDGQPIAERDRGFYVRYETGKQNYGQVEAGQWYQRGQGGILRPVSLQPANQGRKRGRAYETL from the coding sequence ATGCCGCGCATTGACATTTTGGATGCCTTTTCACATGAACCCGCCCGACAGGATTTTGTACTGCCGGGCTTCCTGGTAGGTACGGTGGGTGCGCTGATTTCCCCTGGAGGTGCAGGGAAGTCCTTCCTCGCGCTTCAGTTGGCTGCCGCCATCGCCGGGGGTACTGCCCAGGCCAATACAACTGGTTTGGCAATCCACGGCCAGGGGAAAGTGCTCTACCTGAACCTTGAAGATCCCCCGGAAGAGATCCAGCGCCGGCTCTTTTACTTGGGCCAATGCTTCGACCTTATCACTCGTCAGGCCGTCGCCGGGAACCTGACTCTTTCGGCTCGGCAGGGTATTCGCTCGGACATCATGGACCCGAAATTCCATGCGGGCCTGTTAAAGGCTGCTGCTGGTATGAGACTGGTAATCCTGGATACCCTGAGCCGGTGCCACGGCAGCGATGAAAACGACAACGGCCAGATGGCCGCGCTGATCGCACGGCTGGAGAGTATTTCACGCCAAACCGGAGCAGCGATCCTCTTCCTGCACCATACCAGCAAAGCCACCGCCCTGGCCGGGCAGGGTGCCATGCAGCAGGCGGCCCGGGGGGCCTCGGCGCTCATCGACAATGCCCGGTTCTGCGCCAGCTTGGTCAAGATGAGTCAGGACGATGCGGAAAAATTGACCCTTGATGGCCAGCCCATTGCTGAGCGAGACCGGGGTTTTTATGTGCGATACGAGACCGGCAAACAGAACTATGGTCAGGTAGAGGCCGGCCAGTGGTACCAGCGGGGACAGGGTGGGATATTGAGGCCGGTGTCCTTGCAGCCGGCAAACCAGGGCCGGAAGCGGGGGAGGGCTTATGAAACCCTTTGA
- a CDS encoding toprim domain-containing protein gives MSLDHFKKRHHTSPVRLPVEVARSLDAELVAQLLGHQIHRQGRHVELANGMRGTDKGGRMVWCHRDGTGIGDNLALVQAVLSLSFKPALECLLGQAAIPATPQPSALPRHLHLPRGTEADRIAGRDYLRSRHIAPSALDMAEACGMLRYIPGAVLFVGYDGDQPRSATRRGYLSADPVPKRDLAGSDKAYPPILPGCPETVWVVEGGVDALALHTRHSDSPPTVIVSGGAGCLAWIEQPHIQALLAVAFTVIVARDRESTNEIQARTDAQHQRQAERLRVLTDDVRLWLPPPGIKDVADYLRWEADHAAH, from the coding sequence ATGAGTCTGGATCACTTCAAGAAACGGCACCACACGTCACCGGTGCGGCTGCCGGTGGAAGTCGCGCGGTCTCTGGATGCGGAGCTGGTTGCCCAACTGTTGGGCCACCAAATCCACCGCCAGGGAAGGCATGTCGAGCTTGCGAACGGAATGCGCGGCACCGATAAAGGGGGCCGCATGGTTTGGTGCCACCGCGACGGGACCGGCATTGGCGACAACCTTGCCCTGGTCCAGGCAGTACTGAGCCTGAGCTTTAAGCCGGCACTGGAATGTTTGCTGGGCCAAGCGGCTATCCCGGCGACTCCCCAGCCATCCGCGCTCCCACGACACCTGCACCTGCCTCGGGGGACTGAAGCTGACCGAATTGCCGGCCGGGATTATCTGCGCAGCCGCCACATCGCCCCATCCGCGCTGGACATGGCCGAGGCCTGCGGCATGCTGCGCTATATCCCCGGGGCGGTGCTGTTTGTTGGCTATGACGGCGATCAGCCCAGGAGCGCCACCCGCCGGGGGTATTTGTCTGCTGATCCTGTACCTAAGCGGGATTTGGCCGGGAGTGACAAGGCTTACCCCCCGATACTGCCAGGATGCCCTGAGACCGTCTGGGTAGTGGAAGGCGGCGTCGATGCCCTGGCGCTGCACACACGTCATTCAGATAGCCCACCCACGGTGATTGTTTCAGGGGGCGCGGGCTGCCTGGCCTGGATCGAGCAACCCCACATCCAGGCCCTGCTGGCAGTGGCCTTCACTGTCATCGTCGCCCGGGATCGTGAGTCGACCAACGAGATACAGGCTCGGACCGACGCCCAGCACCAACGTCAGGCGGAGCGGCTGCGGGTGCTGACGGACGACGTGAGACTTTGGCTACCGCCCCCCGGTATCAAGGATGTCGCGGATTATCTGCGGTGGGAGGCTGATCATGCCGCGCATTGA